The following proteins are co-located in the Streptomyces sp. DT2A-34 genome:
- a CDS encoding serine hydrolase has protein sequence MDHSRTVGLLGTDDMWRERLERAVGAVDAPDTVFAVSRAGRRTLHCGGTAPPPPVPRQDLRYEIGSASKAFTGLLLAQLIQRGLLTGGEPAAACLEPGRRTEADPVTLAHLVTHTAGLPALPADFYRRALPAWRTNPYGRYPAERVTDAFLRHRPRHRPGTRWHYSNFGVAVLGHAVAAATGTAWEELLGAHVLRPLGLSGTALRAEDPKTDAVGHGKDGRTPTLAFDAGGFQAAGAVRATPHDLLTFLEAHLDPAGSPWADALRAVRTPVLRRGRGHRHVHTMAWFRHPTNGGPMYFHSGATLGQQAFLGFRPDTGTALVALCTRRFRARDSFIATAYALLAEE, from the coding sequence ATGGACCACTCCCGTACGGTGGGCCTTCTCGGCACCGACGACATGTGGCGGGAGCGGCTGGAGCGCGCCGTCGGCGCCGTCGACGCGCCCGACACCGTCTTCGCCGTGTCCCGTGCCGGCCGCCGCACCCTGCACTGCGGTGGCACCGCCCCACCTCCACCGGTCCCTCGGCAGGACCTGCGCTACGAGATAGGTTCGGCCTCCAAGGCGTTCACCGGCCTGTTGCTGGCCCAGCTCATCCAGCGCGGGCTGCTGACCGGGGGCGAGCCGGCCGCCGCCTGCCTGGAGCCGGGCCGGCGGACCGAGGCGGACCCGGTGACGCTCGCCCACCTCGTCACGCATACCGCCGGACTGCCCGCCCTGCCGGCGGACTTCTACCGGCGGGCGCTGCCCGCCTGGCGTACCAACCCCTACGGCCGCTATCCGGCCGAGCGGGTGACCGACGCCTTCCTGCGCCACCGCCCCCGGCACCGGCCCGGCACCCGGTGGCACTACTCCAACTTCGGCGTCGCCGTGCTCGGCCACGCCGTCGCGGCGGCGACCGGCACGGCGTGGGAGGAACTGCTCGGCGCGCACGTACTGCGGCCGCTCGGCCTGAGCGGCACCGCGCTGCGGGCGGAGGACCCGAAGACCGACGCCGTCGGGCACGGCAAGGACGGCCGTACGCCCACCCTCGCCTTCGACGCGGGCGGCTTCCAGGCGGCGGGTGCCGTCCGCGCCACCCCGCACGACCTGCTCACCTTCCTCGAAGCGCACCTCGACCCGGCCGGCTCCCCGTGGGCCGACGCCCTGCGGGCGGTGCGCACGCCCGTGCTCCGACGCGGCCGAGGTCACCGGCACGTGCACACGATGGCGTGGTTCCGGCACCCCACGAACGGCGGCCCGATGTACTTCCACAGCGGGGCGACCCTCGGCCAGCAGGCCTTCCTGGGCTTCCGGCCCGACACGGGCACGGCTCTGGTCGCCCTGTGCACCCGCCGCTTCCGCGCCCGCGACTCCTTCATCGCCACCGCGTACGCGCTTCTCGCGGAGGAGTAG
- a CDS encoding alpha-lytic protease prodomain-containing protein: protein MLGRHTAAGRRVALTALGALALTGVTSAGAAEPPPASSAAQTLGADRPPAAVLRALERDLKLKPGQAAERLVNEAEAGVRAGRLRNALGEHFAGAWLRGATSAELTVATTHAADVSAIKAQGAKAAVVKRPLTELQAVKKKLDAAAARVKTRDTPVWYVDVPTNRVVVQATKRSAATAFIEAAGVEGKGVGVRVSAERPRLLADLVGGDAYYIEGSARCSIGFSVTKDQQQGFASAGHCGSPGDSTAGSDMAEQGTFQASTFPDKDMSWVAVNSNWTATADVEGEDGQRTQVTGSVQALVGASICRSGSTTGWHCGTIEQHDTSVSYSQGTVNGVTETTVCAEPGDSGGPYVSGTQAQGVTSGGSGDCTDGGTTFYQPINPILSDFGLVLKTASAQAGTPAPEDNDAAETWTAGRVYEAGTTVTHAGVRYQCVQTHQAQGAWSPSATPALWQRL from the coding sequence ATGCTCGGCAGACATACCGCGGCCGGTCGCCGCGTCGCCCTGACCGCTCTCGGCGCCCTCGCCCTCACCGGGGTCACGTCGGCCGGCGCGGCCGAGCCGCCACCCGCGTCCAGCGCCGCCCAGACGCTCGGCGCCGACCGGCCGCCGGCGGCGGTGCTGCGTGCCCTGGAGCGTGACCTGAAACTGAAGCCCGGTCAGGCGGCCGAGCGGCTGGTCAACGAGGCGGAGGCGGGCGTCCGCGCGGGGCGCCTGCGCAACGCCCTGGGCGAGCATTTCGCGGGGGCCTGGCTCAGGGGGGCGACCTCCGCCGAGCTCACCGTCGCGACCACGCACGCCGCCGACGTGTCCGCCATCAAGGCCCAGGGTGCGAAGGCCGCGGTCGTCAAGCGGCCGTTGACCGAACTCCAGGCCGTCAAGAAGAAGCTGGACGCGGCCGCCGCCCGCGTGAAGACGCGCGACACGCCGGTCTGGTACGTCGACGTACCGACGAACCGGGTCGTCGTCCAGGCGACCAAGCGCTCGGCCGCGACCGCCTTCATCGAGGCCGCCGGCGTCGAAGGCAAGGGCGTCGGCGTCCGCGTGTCGGCCGAGCGGCCACGGCTGCTGGCGGACCTCGTCGGTGGCGACGCCTACTACATCGAGGGCTCGGCCCGCTGTTCCATCGGGTTCTCCGTCACCAAGGACCAGCAGCAGGGCTTCGCCTCGGCGGGCCACTGCGGAAGCCCGGGCGACTCGACCGCCGGCTCCGACATGGCCGAACAGGGCACGTTCCAGGCCTCCACGTTCCCCGACAAGGACATGTCCTGGGTCGCCGTCAACAGCAACTGGACCGCCACGGCCGACGTGGAGGGCGAGGACGGCCAGCGCACGCAGGTCACCGGCTCTGTCCAGGCGCTCGTCGGGGCGTCGATCTGCCGCTCCGGCTCCACCACCGGATGGCACTGCGGCACCATCGAGCAGCACGACACGAGTGTCAGCTACTCCCAGGGCACCGTGAACGGCGTGACGGAGACGACCGTGTGCGCCGAGCCGGGCGACTCCGGCGGCCCGTACGTCTCGGGCACCCAGGCGCAGGGCGTGACCTCGGGTGGCTCGGGTGACTGCACGGACGGCGGGACCACCTTCTACCAGCCGATCAACCCGATCCTCAGCGACTTCGGCCTCGTCCTGAAGACCGCGTCCGCCCAGGCCGGCACTCCCGCTCCGGAGGACAACGACGCGGCGGAGACATGGACCGCGGGCCGCGTCTACGAGGCCGGTACGACGGTGACCCACGCGGGCGTGCGCTACCAGTGCGTGCAGACCCACCAGGCGCAGGGCGCGTGGTCGCCGAGCGCCACTCCTGCCCTGTGGCAGCGGTTGTAG
- a CDS encoding SDR family oxidoreductase — translation MFTAHSATALGSRGIRVNAVLPTSTETGLTFDFAVMSGGRESLESRAGLIQRLATPEEMADPVVFLNSHAARYISGQPLMVDFGARNLQLLGRTADSLDRPLIGNAQAARS, via the coding sequence CTGTTCACGGCGCACAGCGCCACCGCGCTCGGGAGCCGCGGAATCCGGGTGAACGCCGTGCTCCCCACGAGCACCGAGACCGGTCTGACGTTTGACTTCGCCGTGATGTCCGGCGGACGCGAGTCCCTGGAGTCACGTGCCGGCCTGATCCAGCGCCTGGCCACACCGGAGGAGATGGCGGACCCCGTCGTGTTCCTCAACTCCCATGCGGCGCGGTACATCTCCGGACAGCCGCTCATGGTCGACTTCGGCGCCCGCAACCTGCAGCTCCTCGGCCGCACGGCCGACTCGCTGGACCGCCCGCTGATCGGGAACGCGCAGGCCGCACGCTCCTGA
- a CDS encoding Fur family transcriptional regulator, producing MTASQTPTPADELRGAGLRVTAARVALLEAVRAGDHLGVEAIASGVRDRVGHVSLQAVYEGLHALTAAGLIRRIEPAGSPARFEGRVGDNHHHIVCRSCGVVADVDCEVGEAPCLTASDDHGFSIDEAEVIYWGLCPDCSTANSAPRAL from the coding sequence ATGACCGCATCCCAGACCCCGACCCCCGCCGATGAGCTGCGCGGTGCCGGCCTGCGGGTGACCGCCGCGCGTGTCGCGCTGCTGGAGGCTGTCCGGGCCGGTGACCACCTCGGTGTCGAGGCCATCGCCTCCGGGGTGCGTGATCGCGTGGGCCATGTCTCCCTGCAGGCCGTGTACGAGGGCCTCCACGCACTCACGGCGGCAGGACTCATCCGCCGTATCGAACCGGCCGGGAGTCCGGCCCGGTTCGAGGGGCGGGTCGGCGACAACCACCACCACATCGTGTGCCGGTCGTGCGGTGTCGTCGCCGACGTCGACTGCGAGGTCGGCGAGGCGCCCTGCCTGACCGCGTCCGACGACCACGGCTTCTCCATCGACGAGGCCGAGGTCATCTACTGGGGCCTGTGCCCCGACTGTTCCACCGCCAACAGTGCACCCCGAGCACTGTGA
- a CDS encoding cytochrome P450, giving the protein MADTRPDAVPQAPDSLPEFPMSRQARCPFDPPRALKDLQEKAPLTKVRLWDGSEPWLVTRYADQRAVLGDPRVSADTDTPGYPTKASAEAGEGKLSFIMMDDPEHARLRRMVTAPFAIKKVEALRPAVQKIVDDLIDEMLAQPGPVDLVEAFALPIPSLVICELLGVPYDDHAMFQENTKTMVRTTATPEERGAATREIAGYLAGQIAKRLTEPKDDLLSSIAGRVGAGELTHGQATEMALLLLIAGHETTANMIALGTAALLQHPDQLALLRETDDPKLVASAVEELLRYLHITHLGRRKGGRPSSRRSKDSVSTTSPARPPTPSRSGCSTCSRRTAPPRSGAAESG; this is encoded by the coding sequence ATGGCCGACACCCGGCCCGACGCCGTACCCCAGGCGCCGGACTCCCTGCCCGAGTTCCCGATGTCCAGGCAGGCGCGCTGCCCGTTCGACCCGCCCCGCGCTCTGAAGGACCTGCAGGAGAAAGCGCCGCTGACGAAGGTGCGCCTGTGGGACGGCAGCGAGCCGTGGCTCGTGACCCGGTACGCGGACCAGCGCGCCGTCCTCGGTGACCCCCGGGTCAGTGCGGACACCGACACCCCTGGCTACCCGACCAAGGCCAGTGCCGAGGCCGGTGAGGGCAAGCTCAGCTTCATCATGATGGACGACCCCGAACACGCCCGGCTGCGCCGCATGGTGACGGCGCCGTTCGCCATCAAGAAGGTGGAGGCCCTGCGCCCCGCCGTGCAGAAGATCGTCGACGACCTGATCGACGAGATGCTGGCCCAGCCCGGGCCGGTGGACCTCGTGGAGGCGTTCGCCCTGCCGATCCCATCGCTGGTCATCTGCGAACTGCTCGGCGTGCCCTACGACGACCACGCGATGTTCCAGGAAAACACCAAGACGATGGTCCGCACGACCGCGACGCCCGAGGAGCGCGGCGCGGCCACCCGGGAGATCGCCGGGTACCTGGCCGGTCAGATCGCCAAGCGGCTCACCGAGCCGAAGGACGACCTGCTCTCCAGCATCGCCGGGCGCGTCGGCGCGGGCGAGCTGACGCACGGGCAGGCCACGGAGATGGCGCTGCTCCTGCTGATCGCGGGACACGAGACCACCGCGAACATGATCGCGCTGGGCACCGCCGCCCTCCTCCAACACCCCGACCAGCTCGCCCTGTTGCGCGAGACCGACGACCCCAAGCTCGTCGCCTCCGCGGTCGAGGAGCTGCTGCGCTACCTCCACATCACCCACCTGGGGCGCCGGAAGGGTGGGAGGCCATCGTCGCGGCGATCGAAGGACTCGGTCTCGACGACCAGCCCGGCCCGGCCGCCTACCCCCTCTCGAAGCGGCTGCTCAACCTGTTCACGGCGCACAGCGCCACCGCGCTCGGGAGCCGCGGAATCCGGGTGA